The nucleotide window GAAACTTACAGAAgtccttgccctcctcctcgagcttCTCAATGCGCTTGGCAAGCTCACCCTCGGGCATCTTGACGTCACGCTTCTCCTCACCGTTGGAGTCAATAAGGACAAGGAAGTCCTCGTCGATGTAGGACTGTTGCACAAAGTTAGCTTCTAAGCTCCCGACCCAGCAATCTCGGGGGGCGTCCAGATAGTACGTACGAACTGGTAGTCGGTGCGCTTGACGTTGGGAACGTCCATGTTGTGGGTGGAGGGGCAGAGatcctcgagcttcttgccAGTGAAGATATCGATGGCGACGAGATGGACCTTGGCGTGACCGTGCTTGCCGGTCTTGGAGGTCGACATGTCGACGATCTTGCAGGGACGGTTCTTGATCACGACATGGCCACCCTTGCGCAGAGCAGAGCACTGCATGGGGTAGGTGGCGGACGCACCAGCGTCGACGGAGTCGAAGGTGTGCTCATGCTGCTATATATGGGGACATGTTGGTTAGCACCCAATGCCTCTttgttgctgatgatgatggacgCGGCTATTGCGACGGGTAATCAGGTGAGAGATGGTGCGATTCGGGTTTCGTGCGTTAGGCGAGCAAAAGAAGCCATCCCCGTCCAAGGAAAAACACCACCGGAGGAGCGAGAGGGGGTCGGGCGATGAAGAGCGATGCGGGGTGACGAGTCTGCCCACGCAGACAGCCGCCGCCCGCAAGCGAGCACCGGGTATAATGAAGTGTGTGACGATGATTTGTGAATGGGCGCGGCAACAGGTGGAAGATGGACTTACAGCGTCGTCGTGGGCGGCAGACATCTTGAAAGGATTGACAAAGGATAAACCGTCGAAAGGGCAAGGAGAGacagaagatgatggatcaAGACGCTGGAGGCGGCACGGGGAGAGGAAAAATATAGAGGGAGttgaaaaaggaaaaaaagcgATTTTGAGCACGGGAGTCGAGAGGGACGAAAAAATGCAGCATCCCCGCCAGTGGTCCAGTCAGGAAAGGCCCCTCCTCCCTGCCACCTGGTGGGAAGCACCCACAACTCTCACACTGGCACACACAACGGAACGGAACTTGCACCCAAAGGCCCAGGGCGGGCACCAGTACCACAGTCCGCAGAGTCAGTTTTTTGCCTCTGAGAGGTTTCAGTTGTTGGAACAAATTGGCCAACCGACGACCCAAGTCtgggcttgcttgcttgcttgctgcaTTAACCCTCACTTAACCCTCCTCACGTGCCACATTTTTCAAACCGTACTCACCTCTAACCCTCCAGTCCCTGTCCCCCTTCGCTCCCGCccacccttcccttccatctTTGGCTGCGTCGGTGTCCTCACTCCATTCAGAAGGTTGTCTGTTACGACTGTTGGGTCCCGTCTGCAGTCAGTCAATCTGCACCTGAGACCAAgatctctcttttttttttccccccggCTCTCCTGACTGACCGGTACACAACACAAAGTCGACCCCGCTGTTTAGTTACACGGCAACAAGCTCCCTGACTTGTTTGAGTTTCTCGACCACTGAAGTCAGCATCGAGTGCCTTCACATATAGTTATATGCCTTTACTAGATAGTCTTGAACAATCTTGGCCCCTGGTCGTCTCATGGATGGTCATGACCTAGCCATCCCCTTCTGAGCAAAAAGATCCGAGTACAAAGGGCATGCATCGATGTATGTAGTGTTCTGCACACGCGATCGTGATCGATCTCTCCTCTTGTGGTGTCGCGGAACTGAAGAGGTCACTTCTCCCGCCCCGCCTTACCTACTTCCCTTGTATGTCTGGCTAAAGCGGCCAGGCTAGGCAATATGCGGGAAAGCTCCAATATCTGGCACGGGACCCGCTCGCTGTGAGTGGTGGCGGAGCGAATTAACCAATCAGATTCCATGCATACTCTAGTCTGTAACCCTCACCATCTGGTGGAGGGCAGAGGGCTAGCCTGCCGGCCAGCCTTGTGTCGGGTGCCCTGGACCCAGCTAGGTGCccgtcgctgctgctgctgctgctgttgctgctgccaggCAATTGCTGCTAACTAACTCTCAGGGCATCCAtcattccacttccacttccatgcCAAGCCGAGCTGGCGCGCATTCGACGATTCCAAGGGTCTCCTGGAGACCTGACAAACGAAGCTGCGACGGAGAGCGACAACGGAATCGCCCAAGTCCCACGTCTATCGGCATATGACAGAAGACAACGACAACCGTTTCGAGTCCGCCAGCGTGATACATACCTGTCCCATATCAGTTTCCTGCCGCACCAGCATGCCCCTCGCGTCGCCTCGTCTCTGGCGGTGCTTGATTCGCTATGTGG belongs to Neurospora crassa OR74A linkage group IV, whole genome shotgun sequence and includes:
- the eif5A gene encoding initiation factor 5a, giving the protein MSAAHDDAQHEHTFDSVDAGASATYPMQCSALRKGGHVVIKNRPCKIVDMSTSKTGKHGHAKVHLVAIDIFTGKKLEDLCPSTHNMDVPNVKRTDYQFSYIDEDFLVLIDSNGEEKRDVKMPEGELAKRIEKLEEEGKDFFVGVQTAMGEEAAIDVKEASNKD